In the genome of Arachis stenosperma cultivar V10309 chromosome 6, arast.V10309.gnm1.PFL2, whole genome shotgun sequence, the window aatcccgagttagttaacccaagataccaagtgataaggcacctctaagagcttattcatccatgTAAATCCCTCACACAGGAACACCACAGATACATGCCTCAAGAttaaaaccattggtgcctagccttattgcttactctttttctttgattcttccactttcatttttcttttccctttcttcttattaggatcttgttatTTACTTGGTCTCATGGGTATATTCAAAACAAAATACTCAGGACAGATAGTTGTCTTCCCACCTTATGGTTGAACtaacttagctaacttatgatcACACCAAAGATTCAGAAAATTACTCCATATTATGAACTCCACTCTGGTCTTTTGAAACATAAACATTCTCttttcatttgattttaaaGACAAGCATACAATAAGTAAAGATATGATGGAGTGACACTTAACTAGAAATCATAGACCTaagcaataaaactaaaaatgcagaattgaaaaggttcaaactaacatggaagcatgttctatttcatacaagATCTTCCTTATTTCAAAATGGAAAAAAAGAGACCAAAGAAGGAgctccaccaccttttactcATGTGGTTGCTCATGCTCTCCTCCTTGCTTGTCCTCTTGGTGTTTTTCTTAAGTGCTTGTCCTCCCACTTCCTTTGCCTTTCCCAAGCAGTTTCTTCCAGAAGCCAGCatcttccatcttcttctttagtGTGTCCTTCTGCTGTTTCACCTTCCTTTCTTCTTGTTGAACAAACTCTTTTTGGACCTCATCATATGTGGGAATGGCATAATGTAGATGATGTATATTGTTGGACATATAGTTAAACCTGGCCTGAGTGTTTACATTGAACTCCTCCCTATGTAACTGCCTTCCTTCATTCAGCACATTAAACTCATTGAATGCTTTCATTTGAGCTAGTTGTCGCTGGTTGAGTTCTTGAAGGCGTTTATCTTGACGCTCTTGCCTCTCAGTAACTTGGTGGATGGCTTGAGTCAGTTGGGAGTATTGCTCCTGTTGCTGCTCCATGTGTTGTTTCTGCCACTCTTCTTGTTGTTTCATCCATTTGGACTGAATGTGAAGTATTTGCTCTTGTCTCTCCATATGTCTCATTCCCAAATCTTCAATGGCTCTTAGAAGGTGAGTCATATTTAAGTTGGCTGGGTCATGATGCTCTTCTTGTTGATATTCTTCCTGGTGATATTCTTCTTGATGAGTTCCTTCCTTGGCATTTTGCTTTCCTATATGTGGCCATCTTAGTTGCTGAGCAGGTGTGGTATAGACCAATCGCTCGAGGGTAACTGGCCTCCCTGGGTTCACCTAGTCTGGATTACTGTCCTCAAATACTACCTTGGCCTTGTTGCACAACCTGAGAATGGTGCTAGGGTACCAGAGCCTGGCACCTGAATCAGCCTTCTCAGCTGAATCTTGAATCCCTTCAGCGATGAGTTCATGCACATTGATCTCCCCACCCTGTACTAAGCAATGCACCATAGTAGCTCGATTGATGTTTACCTCTGAATTATTTGCAGCTGGTAGAATGGACCTTCTTACGAGTTTAAACCACCCCTTGGCTTCATGGCtaaggtctcccctcttgatgAACTTGGGTCTCCCATCTACGTACCTCTCCCAATCAGCTGCTATAACACAGATGTCCGTCACTATCTCTGTGAGCTCATCATTGTCAGGGCTTTTACTTATCCTTTCCTGATAGCTGGCTTCATCAAAATGAGGTGATTTCAGGTGAAGAGCTCTTATTATGGCATTTGGGATGAAGTCTACCTCCTTTCCTCTCATGTAGCTTTTGAAGGTTGGGGCCTTGGTCTTGTCTTCTCTCACTACATTTGCATAGAATTCTTTGATGAGGTTTCCATTAATCTTCCCCTCTGGACTTGTGAGCAATTTCCACCCTCTCTTTTTGATTTTCTCCTGAATCTGTGGTGACTCATTTGCATTGATTTGGAAGATTAATTCTGGCAATATCTTTCTGGCCTTTATCCGCTCAAATTCACGTTCATGAAAAGCAGTTTTGAATCTCTTCTCATCGAATGGAACACTCTCCATGGGTTCTTTCCTCTTTTGCCTCTTTgagcttgatgatgccatgaatTTGAGTTGCTGTTTTGAGGTGATTTGAGGATACGGATAGGTGAAGAATGGGTTGGCTTAGGATAATTTGTGATGAAGGGGTTTGGTACGCCAAAAGTATGAAGTGTGGAGAGTGGAGATTTGAATGTGAGAAGTGAGGTTGCACTAAGGTTCCCTTATATAGGGAGGTCATGAGAGAACGGAAGGTGTGGATTGCAAGAATGGTTGCTTGATGGACGGTTGGGGTTATGCAGGAGGGAAGGACAAGGATCATCACTTAATGAGATTGAATGGTTCGGTCTTCAAAGGTCTCCTTTCttcaatgttgcatggcaacgtTTTCCCATGCGTTCCTTCTTGAGACAAGTGTGTAGTTCTCTTCATGAAGTGGCCGAACCTCTCCCATTTAATTGTCCAATCAATCCCCATCAATGCTCCTTTTCTTTTCCCTATAAAGACAAAATAAGATCGGTGAGAATAATATCAAACCAAAAAAAACAATTGAAACTTTACGgctagaaaaaaaatgagaaaagatTAAATTGTTTATTCATGAAttccaactaactaactaactatttGTGGGTCCTTATATGCATATTGGTGACACCATGaggtgacaccaaacttagtttggagCATTGTGATGAAAAGTTTTGTTCAAAGCTCCCAAGTCTAGCATGCATCTTGGTttgctttgaacaccaaacttgttcttCACTATATACTGGACAATCAGGTTTTCACCAAGTGTTTGTCAAGTTTGGGTTGTAATTcataaatattgatttattcaCTATCTTTTAAAAGCACataaaacatgggttgcctcccatgaagtgcttctttagcgtcactagCTTAACGTTTCTCCCTCATTAGGGTGGTTGGTAATGCTTGAATCTTCCCCTCTTGCTGTGGACTTGTATCCATTGGTTGTATCAATGATATCTACATGTTCCAGGGAAAGAACTCTGTTGATTGTGAAGACTTTAGGTAACTGAGATGGTACAGTAGGGAGATTAGGGGGAATATCTGGGAAGTAAGCTGAGATCACTCTATCCCCTGGAGAGAAGTCTTTCGTAGGGATATTTTTGTTCTTCCACTTTCTTGGTACCTTCTTCCTTGTGTCTTTTGATATTGCCTTGCTCATGATGCCTTTTTCCTCTAAGGGGGTTTTGATGTTGTCTTCACATCTCTCTAGAGGTTTAGGTTCCTCCAACTTTTTCTTGAGCTGTGGTAGTTGCTGTTTCCCTTGTTTATCAACCAAAGGGGTTTCCAAATAGGTTGGGTGTGCTTCAGTGCTTGCTTCCTCTTTTAGCATCTCATCATGATTTTTGCTTGGTTTATTGTGCTCTTGGTCTGCTTCTTGTGAGAGTTTGAAGACATTAAAGCTGAGCCGTTCATCATGGATCCTCAATATTAGCTCCCCTTTTTCCACATCGATGAGTGCTCTGGCTGTAGCTAGGAATGGCCTTCCCAATATGATTGGGTGAGTGTGACTCTCTTCTATGTCCAGGATGATAAAGTCTGTTGGGAGAAAGTATTTCCCAACCTTTAGTAACACATTTTCCaccactcctattgcttgcTTTTGAGTCTTGTCAGCCAGTCTGATGACCACATCTGTGGGCATTATCTCATTGATCTGCAGCCTCTTTACCAAGGATAATGGTAGTAAGTTGATGCCTGCCCCCAAGTCACAGAGTGCTCTATCGAACAAtgtttctcctatggcacaggggatgtgaaaactccctgggtcttttCTTTTTATAGGCAACTCAGGTTGGATGAGGGCACTACATTTCTTGTTTAACACTATAGTTTGGCCTCCTTTGATGAATGCAGGCATTTGTTGTATGGCCTTGATGAATGGTATGTTCACATGCAGAGATGCAAACAAGTCTAGGAACcttgagtatattctcttccccACAGCACCATTGAGCAGTTGGGGAAATGGTGCATAGAGCTTCAGCAACTCTTGTTGTGAGATTtctggttcttggtgatctctATCCTCCTCCTCTGTTGAGTTATTTTCAGGCTGTTGGGAGAGTTTGCTTTGCTTGTCTCCATCCTCTTGATCACTTGTAGTGACCATTTTGCAAtcttcccatcttactttctttgCTTCACCTCTTGGGTTTTTCTCCGTGTCACTTGGGAAGCCATCAGTAGGTTTGGGAATCTTCTCAGCTAAGCATCCCACTTGGAATTTTAGCTTCTTGATGGTCTCTCCTTGGTTCTTAATGTTGGCTCGCACCTCCTCTTTGAACACTTTgtcttcttgaatctcttggCATATTCCTTCAAGTAAGGTTTCAAGCTTAGAAAGTCTGTCATCAATTGATGGTAGATTGGGATTAGAGGTGGAAGGATGAGAGGTGTTGTTTTGGTTTTGATATGGGTGTGGAGAAGTGTTGTTgtgggggtgttgatatgtcCTCTGAGTGAATTATTGATGAgctgcattgttgttggagttgtaaCATCTCTGGCCTTGGCTTTGATCTTGCTGAttcccccacccaaagtttgggtggttcctccatccagagttgtatgtcttggagtatggatcatgattCTGTCTAGGTTAATTTCCAATGTAGTTGGCTTGCTCAAGGTCCTCTTCTTCAACTCCTTCTTGGGTTGTTGATGAGGTGGTGATTACTGCCACTTGGTTCCTCTCTATCTTCTTGGTGAGGTTAGctagctgtttggtaatgagcttgttctgagccagcAGAGCATCTACATTGTTTAGCTCCATCACTCCCTTAGTGTTCCCTCTTtcggaagcatagaagtagtcattctcagctacaaTTTCAATGATAtatatggcttcttcaatggtcttcttcttgttcaaggaTCCTCCAGAGGAATGATCTActgccttctttgattcatatgacaagccttcatagaagatgtgcaaCTGCACCCATTCATTAAACATATTTGGTGGGCACCTCCTTGTTAGGTCTTTGAACCATTCCCAAGCTTGATAAAGTGTCTCCCCATCTTGCTGTCTGAACGTCTGCACTTCAGTTctcagcctattgatcctttgagggggggtaaaaccttgccaaaaacttattcactacctcctcccaatttgtcaggctttcttttgggaaggattcaagccatttgaatgccttgtccctgagtgaaaaagggaacaagagcagcctatagacatcctggtggactccattggacttcactgtgtcacaaatcctcaagaaggtggtcaagtgttgattcggatcttcttgagcacttcctccaaatgagcaattattttgtacaagagtgatgagctgaggttttagctcaaaattgttggcatgtatggtgggcttctgaatgctgctcccacagttGCCTGGGTTGGGATTGATGTAAGAGCTTAACACTCTTCTATCCTCCCCAACATGATTTGCTCTACCTCCTCCCCCATGGTTATTAGCCTCTTCTTCATGTTGGTTTTCTATGTTGCCTTCCATGTTTAGTTCAAAgtgttcctcctcctcttcagcTCCGATTGCACGTTTTTCTCttacttccctccttaatcgaaagagggtcctctctggttcagaatcaaaggaagttgaagccccgcttcttctccctgtcatacaaccaacaagTACAAGCAAGGAAAAATATGTGCAGATAGTATTGCTGTCAGAGTTAGTGTTAGTTGTGAGTGATGtaatatatcaaacagttagtgggttagcaaactgaattgtaaataacaaagaaacgaAAAAGTAGAGGGGGAATGGAAGAAGTTAACTaagacagaaagtaaattactcAAACAGAAAGTTAattcaacaaaacaaaaatgctcaatctagtgatcttccaATCTAATCACTGTTGAtgcacaatcaatccccggcaacggcgccataaacttgatgcaggtggaaattgtctctcaactaatttccttcggcaagtgtaccaaatttgtcgtcaagtaaaaactcacaatagagtgaggtcgaatcccacagggattgattgatcaagcaactttaattagaagaatgttctagttgagctaatttagaatttgggttgagagttgcagaaaataaaagggCAATAATGTAAATGACATGAAAAGTGAATGCTAGAATTAGGGAGCTggaagtaaataactgaaattaaattgcagaattgtaaatgggaatggggtgtttgctcatgaaaataaacgcagaaatttaaagagaatgggtgagatcagaatttgggagttcattgggcacaggagatgttgcaattatccggatcaagttcattttcatctcttcctcaatcgatgcactcattgatctccttggcaatcttaattgattgaatcacaatttcttgcaattcaatctctcaaatcttgatcaatagccaattttttggtcaattgctcatgagaagagatgaagtgtggtcactgattataccacatgcatttcccaaatcaagtattgagaggattatagtcacatatccatccaaacccaatttggtccagcatgagaaagcatttctagcttgatctcttcattcctctttcaaggttcagaagagatccaagtttgaatagtttcttttccaagataactacccaatgggatgtagatcgaaagctttcaagtaaaatcaagagaaaagatagaagaagaataaagaaaactagtattgatccatcaaattacaacagagctccctaacccaatgaaaggggtttaattgttcatagctctagaaaatgaaaacaaagatggagaatacatcatggAACTAGAAGAGCAGAGAAGGTAAagatacagagagtagtgcttccTACTTTTTAGCTTCCAAAAAACTCCTAAacaattcaaagctactcctatatatattcctcttctcagcttctagttggttcttcaagtcttgggcctttggatcttgagtttgaagcagttctcttcttcatttgggcttggttttacatgcagagagaaagtgtgaagtgggcagagactttagctcaggacgttagGGGTGTTAACATTTAGTAAAAGTTTGATTTCAAGAACGTTAGtaacactcaacattgtcactaacgttccaatgtaccCCTTTGTCACACGTTAgagcccacgttaactaggttaacgtggcttctaacgtggccttgccaaccttcgagaacgttagtgacattcaacattgtcactaacgttccaatgtgcccCAATGTCTCACgatagagtccacgttaactaggttaacgtggcttctaacgtggctttGCCAAttttcgagaacgttagtgacattcaacattgtcactaacgtttcaatgtgcccctatgtctcacgttagagtccacgttaactaggttaacgtggcttctaacgtggccattcttagccatccccatcgttagtgacaatgttgagtgtcactaatgttggctcaTCATTCACTTAtcaacgttagcttccacgttaactaagttaatgtggAAGTTAATGTGGCTCCTTGGGGTTTTGtggttgcttccaacgttagtgacaatgttgggtgtcactaacgttgtcgaccaccCTTGCTtcttacgttagctcccatgttaaccaagttaacgtggaagttaacgtagTACATTGCatcttaggccaacgttagtgacaatgttgaatgtcactaacgttggcttccttcccccttttaacgttagaggccacgttaactaagttaacatggactctaacgtggccacttatgatcattggccaacgttagtgataatgttaagtgtcactaacgttggctcaaagtcccttcttcacgttagagttcacgttaacttagttaacgtgactcttaacgtgggcaatgatggcttcgagagcgttattggcaatctcttttctcattaactttgcaagttacctcccattccacgttaatggccacgttaattagattaacgtggccgctaagtggttcttccttgcttcctttggtcctgaaatcaagcaatagagtgcatcaatgttctagtccaagtcatgggtaatgcaacatacaatttgtcactaaattCCTGCAAAATCCTCATAAAATCATGTGAAacgcacaatgtatgcttgaatcaagttgtaagtgaatatctacccaaaactagcttatttactaaggaaatgcatgaaactaccctaaaaatagtaaagaaaaggtcagtgaaactggccaagatgtcCTGACATcaccaaatcatataaaattcttgttatttcataactaccaactttataatttaaatatagaaaataattcggtaattgtaaaattggataataatcttaatttatttcaaattcaattaatcaaaacttaCTTTACTTATCTTTAataaagaaatttttaaaattaaggctacaaaaatattgaatttgaaattagcTCATAATAgccctttttcaaaagttctgggTCTTACAGCCTTCACACATGCCAAGCCGGCATTCCCACATCTTATCCACCGC includes:
- the LOC130933990 gene encoding uncharacterized protein LOC130933990 — its product is MVTTSDQEDGDKQSKLSQQPENNSTEEEDRDHQEPEISQQELLKLYAPFPQLLNGAVGKRIYSRFLDLFASLHVNIPFIKAIQQMPAFIKGGQTIVLNKKCSALIQPELPIKRKDPGSFHIPCAIGETLFDRALCDLGAGINLLPLSLVKRLQINEIMPTDVVIRLADKTQKQAIGVVENVLLKVGKYFLPTDFIILDIEESHTHPIILGRPFLATARALIDVEKGELILRIHDERLSFNVFKLSQEADQEHNKPSKNHDEMLKEEASTEAHPTYLETPLVDKQGKQQLPQLKKKLEEPKPLERCEDNIKTPLEEKGIMSKAISKDTRKKVPRKWKNKNIPTKDFSPGDRVISAYFPDIPPNLPTVPSQLPKVFTINRVLSLEHVDIIDTTNGYKSTARGEDSSITNHPNEGETLS
- the LOC130933989 gene encoding uncharacterized protein LOC130933989; its protein translation is MTHLLRAIEDLGMRHMERQEQILHIQSKWMKQQEEWQKQHMEQQQEQYSQLTQAIHQVTERQERQDKRLQELNQRQLAQMKAFNEFNVLNEGRQLHREEFNVNTQARFNYMSNNIHHLHYAIPTYDEVQKEFVQQEERKVKQQKDTLKKKMEDAGFWKKLLGKGKGSGRTST